The Saxibacter everestensis genome has a window encoding:
- a CDS encoding N-acetylglucosamine kinase, with translation MTTVLAIDVGGTSTRVVVVDWLGGCLGRGSAPGANPTSRGGDVAARNIVAAVGQAMSETANRTEISTAVLAMAGSPALLDLPALSASLKSLGVNCALRIRPDSVAAFASGAWEADGYVLSVGTGSVAARVKSGELARCVDGMGWLLGDAGSGFWIGAMALRAAVAALEGRSDPTSLTSLVLQDLEVTGKPLISRPGRAPVLDELIDTVYRMRPVEVARLAPHALQAAADGDRVARGIIDSAVHELLTTLQATWEPATSAPAHAAAPVTPVAPVPASPSPPVTPVRDSLGTAEIDDAVPENAAAGLDGPVVLSGSILHPDRYIGQAVRTGIIEIGIPPAQLRTAHDGVVGAAVLALREDGVTVDERLHARLTESIAAAVADGG, from the coding sequence TTGACCACGGTTCTTGCGATCGATGTCGGTGGAACGTCGACCAGAGTCGTCGTGGTCGACTGGCTCGGTGGCTGTCTCGGCCGCGGCAGCGCGCCAGGTGCCAACCCGACCTCGCGCGGAGGCGATGTGGCCGCGAGAAACATCGTCGCCGCAGTCGGGCAGGCCATGTCAGAAACCGCTAATCGCACGGAGATCAGCACAGCGGTTCTGGCAATGGCTGGCTCCCCTGCGCTGCTCGATCTGCCGGCCCTGAGCGCGTCGTTGAAGTCACTGGGGGTCAATTGTGCGCTGCGAATCAGACCCGACAGCGTGGCAGCTTTCGCCTCGGGAGCGTGGGAGGCTGACGGATACGTGCTCAGCGTTGGCACCGGTTCGGTCGCCGCCCGGGTCAAGTCAGGTGAACTCGCCAGGTGTGTGGATGGAATGGGCTGGCTGCTCGGCGACGCCGGGTCCGGATTCTGGATCGGGGCAATGGCCTTGCGCGCGGCGGTCGCGGCGCTCGAGGGCCGATCCGACCCCACCAGCCTGACCAGCCTGGTACTGCAGGATCTGGAAGTCACCGGCAAGCCATTGATCAGCCGACCAGGCCGCGCTCCGGTTCTCGACGAGCTGATCGACACGGTTTATCGAATGCGTCCGGTGGAGGTTGCCAGGCTTGCCCCGCATGCGCTGCAAGCCGCGGCCGATGGCGACCGGGTGGCGCGCGGCATCATCGACAGTGCCGTGCACGAACTACTGACAACCCTGCAGGCGACCTGGGAGCCCGCAACGTCGGCCCCGGCCCACGCAGCTGCGCCGGTTACGCCGGTTGCGCCCGTCCCGGCTTCGCCAAGTCCGCCGGTTACGCCCGTTCGGGATTCGCTAGGTACCGCGGAGATTGACGACGCCGTCCCGGAGAACGCTGCGGCAGGACTCGATGGCCCGGTGGTGCTGTCCGGCAGCATCCTGCACCCGGATCGTTATATCGGCCAGGCCGTGCGGACCGGAATCATCGAGATCGGAATTCCCCCGGCCCAGTTGCGCACAGCCCATGACGGCGTGGTCGGGGCGGCAGTCCTGGCACTACGCGAGGACGGCGTCACCGTCGACGAACGGCTGCACGCCCGGCTGACCGAGTCCATCGCCGCAGCGGTGGCCGACGGCGGTTAA